From the genome of Gemmatimonas phototrophica, one region includes:
- the tgt gene encoding tRNA guanosine(34) transglycosylase Tgt: MSHFSFETQHTDGHARAGVFHTPHGPVETPQFMPVGTLASVKSLDPEDLSRLGATMVLANAYHLRLRPGDELVRTMGGLHQFMQWSGPMLTDSGGFQVFSLEGLRTIQEEGVEFRSHLDGSLQQFTPESVMRIERNLGADVIMQFDHVVPGQSPHDLAKVAMERSIRWLDRCRIAFDELQATDLSAPTPVQALFPIVQGGIHADLRRASAQAIRNAGDWVGYGIGGLSVGEAKPDMYAMLDVVNEELPTDRPRYLMGVGFPEDLVEGVARGVDVFDCVAPTRMGRTGAFFTSTGRRSIKNAQWRTDPEPLEVGCTCAACTRFSKAYIRHLFVAEEILGLRLLSLHNVHFLVALMRDARAAVQAGTFEGWSRDWLARYHSRKTAS, translated from the coding sequence GTGTCCCACTTCTCCTTCGAAACCCAACACACTGACGGCCACGCCCGGGCCGGGGTCTTTCACACCCCGCATGGCCCCGTGGAAACGCCGCAGTTCATGCCTGTTGGCACGCTCGCCAGCGTGAAGTCGCTCGATCCCGAAGACCTGTCGCGGCTGGGCGCCACCATGGTGCTGGCCAACGCGTACCACCTACGCCTGCGGCCAGGCGATGAGCTCGTGCGCACCATGGGTGGCCTGCACCAATTCATGCAGTGGTCCGGGCCCATGCTCACCGACTCCGGGGGGTTCCAGGTGTTCTCCCTGGAGGGGCTGCGCACCATCCAGGAAGAAGGGGTCGAATTCCGCAGCCACCTTGACGGGTCGCTGCAGCAGTTCACCCCCGAATCGGTCATGCGCATTGAGCGCAATCTGGGCGCTGACGTGATCATGCAATTCGATCACGTGGTCCCCGGGCAGTCGCCGCACGACCTGGCCAAGGTGGCCATGGAACGCAGCATCCGGTGGCTCGACCGGTGCCGGATTGCCTTTGACGAACTCCAGGCCACCGATCTCAGTGCCCCCACCCCCGTGCAGGCGCTCTTCCCCATCGTGCAGGGGGGAATTCATGCCGACCTCCGCCGGGCGTCCGCCCAGGCCATTCGCAACGCGGGGGATTGGGTGGGGTACGGCATTGGCGGCCTGTCCGTGGGCGAAGCCAAGCCCGACATGTACGCCATGCTGGACGTGGTCAACGAGGAGCTGCCCACCGACCGCCCCCGGTACCTGATGGGGGTCGGCTTCCCGGAGGATCTGGTGGAGGGGGTGGCCCGCGGTGTGGATGTCTTTGACTGTGTGGCCCCCACCCGGATGGGCCGGACCGGGGCCTTCTTTACCAGCACCGGGCGCCGGAGCATCAAGAACGCCCAGTGGCGGACTGACCCGGAGCCGCTGGAGGTGGGGTGTACCTGCGCCGCTTGTACCCGCTTCTCGAAGGCCTACATCCGGCACTTATTCGTGGCCGAAGAGATTCTCGGACTCCGCCTCCTGAGCCTGCACAATGTACATTTCCTTGTCGCGTTGATGCGCGACGCCCGGGCCGCCGTCCAGGCCGGCACGTTCGAGGGCTGGAGCCGTGACTGGCTCGCCCGCTACCACTCCAGAAAGACCGCCTCATGA
- the rsmB gene encoding 16S rRNA (cytosine(967)-C(5))-methyltransferase RsmB produces MKRPYQGEQKGPDVTESRTAAANMLADLRAGQLLDGAFEKRTLALDARDRRWVQELVWGMLRSRGRLDAILADRVRGGIAKIDVDVADLLRLGTYQLLSMGSVPPYAAIGQMVQLTKQRHGIGASKLANAVLRRIDRERATIEPATPSDALEALAQQYSHPRWVVQRWSERWGMEETRALLDANNAAASIVVRPYGVVREQLEAMLDGAGVETHEVPRVADSLRLATGVALTELGAFKQGALYVQDPAATLVVQYAHVAEGSTVADLCAAPGSKALELSRRAGLVLAADRNMTRVDRMMNGFGRLDAERLHVLVADARHPAITPVEAVLVDVPCTGTGTFRRHPDARWRLQVSDFAVLGALQKQILRAAATVVKPGGLLIYSTCSLELEENDEQVQQFLAAHPEFTLEAPAPGVVPDDVLDGGYLRVLPHRHGFDGAFAARLRRSA; encoded by the coding sequence GTGAAGCGGCCGTACCAGGGCGAACAGAAAGGCCCCGATGTGACGGAGTCACGCACCGCAGCGGCCAACATGCTGGCCGACCTGCGGGCGGGGCAGCTGCTGGATGGCGCCTTCGAAAAGCGGACGCTGGCCCTCGACGCGCGCGATCGTCGCTGGGTGCAGGAGTTGGTGTGGGGGATGCTGCGCAGTCGCGGCCGACTCGACGCCATTCTGGCCGACCGCGTGCGCGGCGGCATTGCCAAGATCGATGTGGACGTGGCCGATCTGCTGCGACTGGGCACCTATCAGCTGCTCAGTATGGGGAGCGTGCCGCCCTACGCCGCCATTGGGCAGATGGTGCAGCTCACCAAGCAGCGGCACGGTATTGGAGCCAGCAAGCTGGCCAACGCCGTATTGCGGCGCATTGACCGGGAGCGGGCCACCATTGAGCCAGCCACGCCCTCGGATGCCCTGGAAGCGCTGGCGCAGCAGTACTCGCATCCCCGGTGGGTGGTGCAGCGGTGGAGTGAGCGCTGGGGCATGGAGGAGACGCGGGCCCTGCTCGACGCCAACAACGCCGCAGCCAGCATTGTGGTGCGTCCGTACGGTGTGGTGCGCGAACAGCTGGAGGCCATGCTCGATGGCGCTGGCGTGGAAACACACGAGGTCCCGCGCGTTGCCGATTCGTTGCGCCTGGCCACAGGGGTGGCGCTCACCGAACTGGGCGCCTTCAAGCAGGGCGCCCTCTACGTGCAGGACCCGGCGGCCACGTTGGTGGTGCAGTACGCGCATGTGGCCGAAGGCAGCACCGTGGCCGACCTGTGCGCCGCACCGGGGAGCAAGGCGCTGGAGCTCTCGCGCCGCGCTGGCCTGGTGCTCGCCGCCGATCGGAACATGACGCGTGTGGATCGCATGATGAACGGCTTTGGCCGGTTGGATGCCGAGCGGCTGCATGTGCTGGTGGCCGATGCCAGGCACCCCGCCATCACCCCGGTGGAAGCGGTGTTGGTGGATGTGCCCTGCACCGGGACTGGCACCTTTCGTCGGCACCCGGATGCGCGGTGGCGGTTGCAGGTGAGCGATTTTGCGGTGCTGGGCGCATTGCAGAAGCAGATTCTGCGCGCCGCCGCGACGGTGGTGAAGCCGGGCGGCTTGCTGATCTACAGCACCTGCTCACTGGAGCTCGAAGAGAACGACGAACAGGTGCAGCAGTTTCTGGCCGCACACCCGGAGTTCACGCTGGAGGCCCCGGCCCCCGGCGTGGTCCCCGACGATGTGCTCGACGGTGGGTATCTGCGTGTGCTGCCGCATCGCCACGGCTTTGACGGTGCCTTTGCCGCGCGTCTCCGGAGGAGTGCCTGA
- the def gene encoding peptide deformylase gives MARLDIHVLGSPILRQDTERVTQITPELRRLVDDMFETMEAAKGVGLAAPQVGRSERLCVVDADDTRLVVINPEIVSHDGGLVKGEEGCLSIPEIYADVSRHARVTVRAQDIDGVWYEIEDAANLLGRCLQHEIDHLHGKLFTDRLSLLKKRSAMKEWDYEKSKYPKNLRVLPVGDLPPEKGAAGSDA, from the coding sequence ATGGCCCGTCTCGATATTCACGTCCTCGGCTCTCCCATCCTGCGACAGGACACCGAGCGCGTTACGCAAATCACCCCGGAGCTCCGCCGTCTCGTGGACGACATGTTCGAGACGATGGAAGCCGCCAAGGGTGTGGGGCTTGCCGCGCCGCAGGTGGGGCGCAGCGAGCGTCTGTGTGTGGTGGACGCCGACGACACCCGGCTGGTGGTCATCAACCCGGAAATCGTCAGTCACGACGGCGGGCTGGTGAAAGGCGAAGAAGGCTGCCTCTCCATTCCCGAGATCTATGCCGACGTCAGCCGCCACGCGCGGGTGACGGTGCGGGCGCAGGACATCGATGGGGTGTGGTACGAAATCGAAGACGCGGCCAATCTCCTGGGCCGCTGCCTGCAGCACGAAATCGATCACCTGCACGGCAAACTCTTCACCGACCGACTCAGCCTGCTCAAGAAGCGATCGGCCATGAAAGAGTGGGACTACGAAAAGTCCAAGTATCCGAAAAATCTGCGCGTGCTTCCGGTGGGCGATCTGCCCCCCGAGAAGGGCGCCGCGGGCTCGGACGCGTAA
- the yajC gene encoding preprotein translocase subunit YajC, translating to MTASVIASFALLQGAPTQAIPQMIFMYGAIFAIFYFVLIRPQQKQRKSHEERVKTLKKGDEIVTAGGIVGEVLHIASQGKDGAATLADRITIKSGESKLIVERGRIAAVGGGTPAA from the coding sequence ATGACCGCTTCCGTCATTGCCAGCTTCGCACTTCTGCAGGGCGCGCCTACCCAGGCCATCCCGCAGATGATTTTCATGTACGGCGCGATCTTCGCGATCTTCTACTTCGTGCTCATCCGCCCGCAGCAGAAGCAGCGCAAGTCGCACGAGGAGCGCGTGAAGACGCTCAAGAAGGGCGATGAAATCGTCACCGCCGGCGGCATTGTGGGCGAAGTGCTGCACATCGCTTCACAGGGCAAGGACGGCGCCGCCACCCTGGCCGATCGAATCACGATCAAGTCGGGTGAGAGCAAGCTGATCGTCGAACGCGGCCGTATTGCCGCGGTTGGCGGTGGTACCCCCGCCGCGTAA
- the tsaD gene encoding tRNA (adenosine(37)-N6)-threonylcarbamoyltransferase complex transferase subunit TsaD, with the protein MRILGIETSCDETSAAIVHGTPDAMTLESLVILSQDVHRLFGGVVPEIASRQHLTGIVPAVETALRDAQVEMPNVDAIAVTHAPGLVGALLVGTSYAKALGLAYGKPVVPVHHLEGHLFATLLEHGHAQPPFTALLVSGGHTLLLDVPAWGRYQLLGQTRDDAVGEAFDKVAKLLGLPYPGGRPVEQLAATAPSPSHGHPHQFPRPMLRRRAVISDDDYFDCSFSGLKTAVLHAVRHAEQAGDLEGQRASIARGFQDAVIETLVEKVYRAAKLRRRTRVVLGGGVACNGALQTAMRERFAGRGGEVFAPSPRLATDNAAMIAAAGLFRAMKGEHADPAMTATASLPIPGIFSGKF; encoded by the coding sequence GTGCGCATCCTCGGCATCGAAACCTCCTGCGACGAAACGTCGGCCGCCATCGTGCATGGCACCCCCGACGCCATGACGCTGGAGTCGCTGGTCATTCTCTCGCAGGACGTGCATCGCCTCTTTGGTGGGGTGGTGCCGGAGATTGCCAGTCGCCAGCACCTCACCGGCATTGTGCCGGCGGTAGAAACGGCGCTGCGGGATGCGCAGGTGGAAATGCCCAACGTGGACGCCATTGCGGTGACGCACGCGCCAGGGTTGGTGGGAGCGCTGCTGGTTGGCACGAGCTACGCCAAGGCGCTTGGCTTGGCCTATGGCAAGCCGGTGGTGCCCGTGCACCATCTCGAGGGGCATCTGTTTGCCACGCTGCTGGAGCATGGGCACGCGCAGCCCCCGTTCACCGCGTTGCTGGTGAGTGGGGGCCACACCCTGCTGCTGGATGTGCCGGCCTGGGGGCGCTATCAACTCCTGGGACAGACGCGCGATGATGCCGTAGGCGAGGCCTTTGACAAGGTGGCCAAGCTGCTGGGGCTCCCGTATCCCGGCGGCCGTCCGGTGGAACAGCTGGCGGCGACCGCCCCGAGTCCATCGCATGGGCATCCGCACCAGTTTCCGCGCCCCATGTTGCGGCGACGCGCGGTGATCTCCGACGACGACTACTTCGACTGCTCGTTCAGTGGACTCAAGACGGCGGTCCTGCATGCCGTACGTCACGCCGAGCAGGCGGGTGATCTCGAGGGACAGCGGGCCAGCATTGCGCGCGGCTTTCAGGACGCGGTGATCGAGACGCTGGTGGAGAAGGTGTATCGGGCGGCGAAACTCCGACGTCGCACGCGGGTGGTACTGGGCGGTGGCGTGGCCTGCAATGGCGCGCTGCAGACCGCCATGCGGGAACGCTTTGCCGGACGCGGGGGCGAGGTATTTGCGCCATCGCCCCGGTTGGCCACCGACAATGCGGCCATGATTGCTGCGGCGGGGCTGTTTCGCGCCATGAAAGGGGAACACGCCGATCCGGCCATGACCGCCACGGCGTCGTTACCGATCCCCGGGATTTTTTCAGGTAAGTTTTGA
- a CDS encoding FeoA family protein, which produces MRSASLPTLQPADLAPRTTCALSACRAGTRATVIDIECSGDEACRLRALGLCEGTAVNIIDARDSMLLEVRGTRLALGSALTAGITVQPVSARA; this is translated from the coding sequence GTGCGCTCGGCTTCCCTCCCTACGCTCCAGCCCGCTGACCTCGCTCCGCGCACCACGTGCGCATTGAGCGCTTGTCGCGCCGGAACCCGCGCCACCGTCATTGATATCGAGTGCTCCGGTGATGAAGCCTGTCGCCTCCGCGCGCTCGGCCTCTGTGAAGGCACCGCCGTCAATATCATCGACGCCCGGGACTCCATGCTCCTCGAAGTGCGCGGGACGCGCCTCGCGCTCGGCTCCGCCCTCACTGCGGGCATCACCGTCCAGCCTGTCTCCGCGCGCGCCTGA
- the fmt gene encoding methionyl-tRNA formyltransferase yields MGLRKVQVSEKSARASGGRSAPREGRRGLGRVRRRGPVRILFWGTPDFAVPPLRALLGEGHDVVGVVTQPDKPRGRSRTQLDPSPVKVVALEEGLPVLQPLKPRGDAFMQQVRELAPDISVVVAYGHILPKAVIDLPPHGTLNIHASLLPELRGAAPIQACILQGMTETGVTIMQMVPALDAGDMLHVVRTPIGPDTTYGELHDQLAEMGALAIVQALTLIEAGVSRAIAQDHALSTYASKIDRSMARLDFAQPAALVSRVARAFDPRPGAYASLKGQDVKCFGVRVVGDGSDAALDEPTQASPPGTVRSAGDDGLLVRCGVGAVRFMDVQPSGKPRMTAASWGRGRGVAAGDQFDVVTPDALP; encoded by the coding sequence GTGGGACTACGAAAAGTCCAAGTATCCGAAAAATCTGCGCGTGCTTCCGGTGGGCGATCTGCCCCCCGAGAAGGGCGCCGCGGGCTCGGACGCGTAAGGCGACGCGGCCCCGTGAGAATTCTCTTCTGGGGCACGCCAGACTTCGCCGTGCCGCCCCTCCGCGCCCTTCTCGGTGAAGGGCACGACGTGGTGGGCGTGGTCACCCAGCCCGACAAACCACGGGGACGCTCGCGCACGCAGCTCGACCCGTCGCCGGTCAAGGTGGTGGCGCTCGAAGAAGGCCTTCCGGTGCTGCAGCCGCTCAAGCCGCGCGGCGATGCGTTCATGCAGCAGGTGCGTGAGCTGGCGCCGGACATCTCGGTTGTGGTGGCCTACGGGCACATTCTGCCCAAGGCCGTGATCGATCTGCCGCCACACGGCACGCTCAACATTCACGCGTCGCTGCTCCCCGAGCTGCGTGGCGCGGCGCCGATTCAGGCGTGCATCCTGCAGGGCATGACGGAGACGGGCGTCACCATCATGCAGATGGTACCAGCGCTCGACGCGGGTGACATGCTGCATGTGGTGCGCACCCCCATTGGTCCGGACACCACCTATGGGGAACTGCACGACCAGCTGGCGGAGATGGGAGCGCTGGCCATTGTGCAGGCACTGACGCTCATCGAGGCGGGGGTGTCGCGTGCTATTGCGCAGGACCACGCGCTCTCCACGTACGCCTCCAAGATCGATCGTTCCATGGCGCGCCTCGACTTTGCGCAGCCGGCCGCGCTGGTGTCGCGCGTGGCGCGCGCCTTTGATCCGCGTCCGGGGGCGTATGCGTCCCTGAAGGGACAGGATGTGAAGTGCTTCGGGGTGCGCGTCGTGGGCGATGGCAGCGATGCCGCATTGGACGAACCTACGCAGGCCAGCCCTCCCGGCACCGTGCGCAGCGCCGGCGACGACGGGTTGCTGGTACGCTGCGGCGTGGGCGCCGTGCGATTCATGGATGTGCAGCCCAGTGGCAAGCCGCGCATGACGGCCGCGTCCTGGGGCCGTGGCCGTGGTGTGGCGGCCGGCGATCAGTTTGACGTCGTGACGCCGGACGCGTTGCCGTGA
- a CDS encoding TlpA disulfide reductase family protein, with translation MTAKQQWMVVLGIVAFLVGGAFTASHFLKDELTNVTTGSDAPGFAASTVDATPQMKSLSNYRGEVILLNIWATWCGPCREEMPAIERLHQELGGKGLKIVAVSVDNAGEEQKIRDFVKEFGLNFEVLHDASGSIQGIYRTTGVPETFIIDREGVVRKRLIGHTDLTLNYDGNKRLLEQLLAQPKS, from the coding sequence ATGACCGCGAAACAGCAGTGGATGGTGGTGCTCGGCATCGTGGCCTTTCTGGTCGGCGGCGCCTTCACCGCATCGCATTTCCTCAAGGACGAACTGACCAACGTCACCACCGGCTCTGATGCGCCGGGCTTTGCGGCGTCCACCGTCGATGCGACGCCGCAGATGAAGTCGCTCAGCAATTATCGCGGCGAAGTCATTCTGCTCAATATCTGGGCCACCTGGTGCGGTCCGTGCCGTGAGGAGATGCCGGCCATCGAGCGCCTGCACCAGGAGCTGGGGGGTAAGGGACTCAAGATTGTGGCGGTCAGCGTGGACAACGCAGGCGAAGAACAGAAGATCCGTGACTTCGTGAAGGAGTTCGGCCTGAACTTCGAAGTGCTGCACGACGCCTCCGGATCCATTCAGGGCATTTATCGCACCACTGGTGTGCCGGAAACGTTCATCATCGACCGCGAAGGGGTGGTGCGGAAGCGGCTCATTGGCCACACCGATCTTACCCTGAACTACGACGGCAACAAGCGTCTGCTCGAGCAGCTGCTCGCGCAGCCCAAGTCGTAA
- the feoB gene encoding ferrous iron transport protein B: MTTIQPSPTDSTTPVATEARHDGRQELLRVAIIGNPNTGKTTLFNALTGLRQRVGNFAGVTVERVEGGFKGPDGRRITVLDLPGSYSLSAGSPDEQVALEVLLHRDADRWTPDVVLVVIDAVHLERNLFLASQVLELGIPVVIALNQFDVAQDEGIAIDVPELIHELGVPIVPTVAKRGEGLDPLKRALITAASLPAPARKFVLPADVEDALAPLKSCLVEAGLTPTAAGMEALRLLSVSKSEPHLVTVPQLQVQIQDAMATLKNRGFTPNRLESEVRYAWIAGVIERTVSRPRTIKQNLSDQIDRIALHRVLGPVIFLVLMAVVFQAVFSWATPLMDGIEVLIGALGGAVGDRMADGDLKSLVVDGVFGGVGSVLVFLPQIAILFAFITLLEHSGYMARAAFLMDRIMRTVGLHGKSFIPMLSGYACAVPGVMATRTIEDPKDRLATIMVVPLMSCSARLPVYTLLIGAFVPATSLIPGLTLQGATMLGMYLLGTVAALAVAAIFKRTLLKGPVRPMILELPPYRLPSAWSLLVSVAQRCQLFLRRAGTVILALSIVLWAMATYPKSAVDASLPAEAQQEQQLEHSVLGQIGHAIEPVVRPLGYDWKIGVSIAASFAAREVFVSTMGTIYGVGSENEAALTEKLVAETNPVTGQRVYTPLVAIGLMVFYVFALMCISTVAVTVREAGGGALGWKWATIQFGYMLVLAYVAAWIVYAGGTALGWGG, encoded by the coding sequence GTGACGACTATCCAACCTTCCCCGACCGACAGCACCACGCCGGTCGCGACTGAAGCCCGTCACGACGGCCGCCAGGAGCTGCTGCGGGTCGCCATCATTGGCAACCCCAACACCGGCAAGACGACGCTCTTCAACGCCCTCACCGGGCTGCGCCAGCGCGTCGGCAACTTTGCCGGTGTCACCGTCGAGCGAGTCGAAGGCGGCTTCAAGGGCCCCGACGGCCGCCGCATTACGGTCCTCGACCTGCCCGGGAGCTACTCGCTGTCCGCCGGGTCGCCCGATGAACAGGTGGCACTCGAAGTGCTCCTGCACCGGGACGCCGACCGGTGGACCCCCGACGTCGTCCTCGTCGTCATCGACGCCGTCCACCTCGAGCGCAATCTCTTTCTCGCCAGTCAGGTCCTCGAGCTCGGCATCCCGGTCGTCATTGCGCTGAATCAGTTTGATGTCGCGCAGGACGAAGGGATTGCGATCGATGTGCCGGAGCTCATTCACGAGCTGGGCGTGCCCATTGTGCCCACCGTGGCCAAGCGCGGCGAAGGACTCGATCCGCTCAAGCGGGCCCTGATTACCGCCGCCTCCCTCCCGGCCCCGGCGCGCAAGTTTGTGCTCCCTGCCGACGTGGAAGACGCCCTCGCGCCGCTCAAGAGCTGCCTGGTGGAGGCCGGACTCACGCCGACTGCCGCCGGGATGGAAGCGCTCCGGCTGCTCAGCGTCAGCAAGAGTGAACCGCATCTGGTCACCGTGCCCCAGCTGCAGGTGCAGATCCAGGATGCCATGGCCACGCTCAAGAACCGCGGGTTCACCCCCAATCGCCTCGAAAGCGAAGTGCGGTACGCGTGGATTGCGGGAGTCATTGAACGTACGGTGTCCCGCCCTCGCACCATCAAGCAGAACCTCAGCGATCAGATTGACCGCATCGCCCTGCACCGGGTGCTTGGGCCGGTCATCTTTCTCGTGCTCATGGCGGTCGTCTTCCAGGCGGTCTTCTCCTGGGCGACACCACTCATGGACGGCATTGAGGTGCTCATAGGTGCGCTGGGTGGCGCGGTGGGTGACCGCATGGCCGACGGCGATCTCAAATCGCTCGTCGTCGATGGCGTGTTTGGTGGCGTGGGTTCGGTGCTGGTCTTTCTGCCACAGATCGCCATTCTCTTCGCGTTCATTACGCTGCTTGAGCACTCGGGGTACATGGCGCGCGCGGCGTTCCTCATGGATCGCATCATGCGCACGGTGGGGCTGCACGGGAAAAGCTTCATTCCCATGCTCTCCGGCTATGCCTGTGCGGTGCCGGGGGTGATGGCGACGCGTACCATTGAAGATCCCAAGGACCGCCTCGCCACCATCATGGTGGTGCCACTCATGAGCTGTTCGGCGCGGCTCCCCGTGTACACGTTGCTCATTGGTGCGTTTGTCCCCGCCACGTCGCTCATTCCGGGACTCACGCTGCAGGGCGCCACGATGCTGGGCATGTATCTGCTGGGCACGGTGGCGGCATTGGCGGTGGCCGCCATCTTCAAGCGCACGCTCCTCAAGGGGCCCGTGCGCCCCATGATTCTCGAACTGCCCCCCTACCGGTTGCCCAGCGCGTGGTCGCTGCTGGTAAGTGTGGCGCAACGCTGTCAGCTGTTCCTGCGCCGCGCCGGTACCGTCATTCTGGCGCTCAGCATCGTGCTCTGGGCCATGGCCACCTACCCCAAGTCGGCCGTGGACGCGTCACTCCCCGCCGAAGCGCAGCAGGAACAACAACTCGAACACTCCGTCCTGGGGCAAATCGGGCACGCCATTGAACCTGTAGTGCGCCCGCTGGGGTACGATTGGAAGATTGGTGTCTCCATCGCTGCCTCCTTCGCCGCCCGTGAAGTATTTGTGTCCACCATGGGCACCATCTACGGCGTCGGCAGCGAGAACGAAGCGGCACTCACGGAGAAGCTGGTCGCCGAAACCAACCCGGTCACCGGGCAGCGCGTGTACACGCCGCTGGTGGCCATTGGCCTCATGGTGTTCTACGTGTTCGCTCTCATGTGCATCAGCACGGTTGCCGTTACCGTGCGCGAGGCCGGTGGCGGCGCGC
- a CDS encoding PASTA domain-containing protein — translation MATTKKTTTKATNGGRRAGAAAFKLWGIRALIAIVAGVSIGAGAGVMTVSKLEPGRGTGVDSLAVMLDSIAKGRIPEPTAQERSAEAKRKADSVSSEAEAPPVELTAVPQVTDMEEGAARNALLDAGLQVGEVQFQASSKPAGTVLASMPLAGAQVAPQTPVTLVLSDGRTGTDTLSRPSSPFAP, via the coding sequence ATGGCTACCACCAAAAAGACTACGACCAAGGCGACGAACGGCGGCCGCCGCGCCGGAGCAGCAGCGTTCAAGCTGTGGGGCATTCGCGCCCTCATTGCCATCGTGGCCGGTGTCTCCATTGGCGCCGGCGCCGGCGTGATGACCGTGAGCAAACTCGAGCCGGGGCGTGGCACCGGTGTGGATTCGCTCGCCGTCATGCTCGACAGCATTGCCAAGGGGCGCATCCCCGAGCCGACGGCTCAGGAGCGCTCCGCCGAAGCCAAACGCAAGGCCGACAGCGTGAGCAGCGAGGCGGAAGCCCCGCCGGTTGAACTCACTGCCGTGCCGCAGGTAACAGACATGGAAGAGGGCGCCGCCCGGAACGCGCTCCTCGATGCCGGACTGCAGGTGGGAGAAGTGCAGTTCCAGGCGTCGTCCAAGCCGGCGGGCACCGTGCTCGCGTCCATGCCCCTGGCCGGAGCCCAGGTCGCCCCGCAAACACCGGTCACCCTCGTCCTCAGTGACGGGCGGACCGGCACCGATACGTTGTCCAGACCCTCGTCCCCTTTCGCCCCATGA
- the lgt gene encoding prolipoprotein diacylglyceryl transferase produces the protein MLFPIQHHPTVFHLGPLELTGFGLAVLAAFAIAQIVCQRELWRRGHDREADAIPDVVMAALIGTLIGAKTYYVVLTGDPGAFFSRGGFVFWGGFIGSVALCWATIKYKKLNFLRIADVAGIAIAAGYAVGRTGCWAVGDDYGRPFNGFFATQFPEGAPPSTVAVMSSQFGVDFPAGTNPTDVVAVHPTQLYETIMGFIMFAILWRFRKHTHKDGWLFGAYCIAAGIERFIVEFFRAKDDALTIGLTTAQIIALTIGSIGVALMVGRRRSV, from the coding sequence ATGCTTTTTCCCATACAGCACCACCCCACGGTCTTTCACCTTGGCCCGCTGGAACTCACCGGCTTCGGGCTGGCCGTGCTGGCCGCGTTTGCCATTGCGCAGATCGTCTGTCAGCGCGAGCTGTGGCGACGAGGCCATGACCGCGAGGCCGATGCCATTCCCGATGTGGTGATGGCGGCGCTCATTGGTACGCTCATTGGCGCCAAGACCTACTACGTGGTGCTCACCGGCGACCCCGGCGCGTTCTTCAGCCGCGGCGGCTTCGTGTTCTGGGGCGGCTTCATTGGGTCGGTGGCGCTCTGCTGGGCCACCATCAAGTACAAGAAGCTCAATTTCCTGCGTATCGCCGATGTGGCAGGTATTGCCATTGCGGCTGGCTACGCGGTAGGACGTACCGGCTGCTGGGCCGTGGGCGACGACTACGGGCGCCCTTTCAACGGGTTCTTCGCCACGCAGTTCCCTGAGGGCGCGCCCCCCAGCACGGTCGCCGTGATGAGCTCGCAGTTCGGCGTCGATTTTCCGGCCGGCACGAACCCGACCGATGTGGTGGCCGTGCATCCCACCCAGCTGTACGAGACCATCATGGGATTCATCATGTTTGCCATCCTGTGGCGGTTCCGGAAGCACACCCACAAGGACGGCTGGCTCTTTGGCGCCTATTGCATCGCCGCCGGTATCGAGCGCTTCATCGTCGAGTTCTTCCGCGCCAAGGACGACGCCCTCACGATTGGGCTGACCACGGCCCAGATCATCGCGCTGACGATTGGCTCGATCGGGGTGGCGCTGATGGTTGGACGTCGGCGTAGCGTGTAA
- the rpe gene encoding ribulose-phosphate 3-epimerase, translated as MNVRIAPSVLSADFRKLGDEIAMCEAGGADWIHVDVMDGRFVPNLSFGVKVIEAVKKSTTKVVDVHLMVLEPENYFEDYVKAGADVLTIHAEAAPHLDRQLARIKELGVKAGVALNPATPLSAIEEVAHMLDLLLIMSVNPGYGGQKFIDYSVDKIERARFLLDQAQSPAVLEVDGGISRDTIHRCWKAGADTFVAGNAVFGAAHPQQEIAVLRNLCSESV; from the coding sequence ATGAACGTTCGCATCGCCCCGTCCGTCCTCAGCGCCGACTTCCGGAAACTCGGCGACGAGATTGCCATGTGTGAAGCCGGCGGCGCCGACTGGATTCACGTGGATGTCATGGATGGTCGGTTCGTGCCGAATCTGTCGTTCGGCGTGAAGGTCATTGAAGCCGTGAAGAAGTCCACCACCAAGGTGGTGGACGTGCATCTCATGGTGCTGGAGCCGGAGAACTATTTCGAAGACTACGTGAAGGCGGGCGCCGATGTGCTCACCATTCACGCGGAAGCGGCGCCCCATCTCGATCGTCAGCTCGCGCGCATCAAGGAACTGGGCGTCAAAGCCGGCGTGGCACTCAATCCGGCCACTCCGCTCAGCGCCATCGAAGAAGTGGCGCACATGCTCGACCTGCTGCTCATCATGAGCGTCAATCCGGGCTACGGCGGCCAGAAGTTCATCGACTACTCGGTGGACAAGATCGAACGCGCGCGCTTCCTGCTTGACCAGGCGCAGAGCCCCGCCGTGCTGGAAGTGGACGGGGGCATTTCGCGCGACACCATTCACCGCTGCTGGAAGGCGGGGGCCGACACGTTCGTGGCCGGCAACGCCGTCTTTGGGGCAGCACATCCGCAGCAGGAAATCGCCGTGCTGCGCAACCTCTGTTCGGAAAGCGTATGA